One genomic segment of Plasmodium vivax chromosome 9, whole genome shotgun sequence includes these proteins:
- a CDS encoding hypothetical protein, conserved (encoded by transcript PVX_092515A), producing MSKQYQFGFYENAMKGQFRDYETHSDVSCKIGYSDSESEGVASIKDVPYYAYNHNLKNSKKEKLEKPVWKSIYDIEETTKNSFSDYEYNKNEQSGSELESPRFGNTSGGEETEEQLHRNGGEKPYAQDEGSEEAEEDEEEDGKLGGVTLMRKANQMEDTEEDEWGQERITAANHPQNLYSLMKGDNQIRGLPFRDPFGSFSNEGTHIANHLSYNFRKEFENNMYNNLSAFKNAQQKGSVDDLDDASRHFLKPKTFKDSNGLFYDFGEEKLDLGFLKKEHEKLMRGGAALKVVKATNAVTAVKAANDYPTPGQPLHNADDAKQRSKQNGSRLKKKNTHQNAVSSVDKNSPSSSGNSTSDTYEQGFVGKRKVHFRSDEVGKGGAAHWGSPVGGEDDDEKAEEEVEAVKYTEEAEQYTEEAEQYTEEAEQDTDEVDHETEEVSDEVENGTNDNTDDDADDDPDDSLAHQAHTANPPTWKQKRELANARGERNAWKEHTEEGNDTHKKKTGSTPKRSGAKMKNKPLKGGADEDPTNEHTAKQMKFEWRKVNEEGSSRNDIAKSQEGSENKGRILNRYEIPKDISYYVERYQRRKEGKNANLGDAPKEDSQEEMEAPSEEASIDGKTNLSDHIGKEDPQVEGMHHKSIEKVSGSPFLGEQMGGVLTAGDANTSGEPTGEAPQNGDVFTQGSSPGYPPSDGTKRVMRNNQMEAGVFEIFNQTKEPYSNKSGTKGNEAHTGVDIGGGGSPGDDFFYDGKRGERNLLHTLPENSMERKNYSFDGGSPPMEDIYDKINAHFGGSVDSKNYMQMVEEGIHSGNKNVRANPKGSKNGPFLEGEKKEKMDVFLNYLKCIDGDSLNKAFQYFVEKENDDSVRRQLEMCLMGKSTEGTANKGTLTDAEMNTLVVSNQNTQTVSASLKNEQVQTNSRGGNMEDNFMQTDIKDVNTKLYVKNEMISKKTSVDSIFFRSLSRDGRSTPKSGAQSGEEVAPFEASGAKGERDPPQDAHSPTDDNLNRDEYNELKKINELKEKILEKIKTCYDSMNENNDEAAAILMLNDRKERTHLGSSNGMDKSSSVYAERGNSCSAKGKKKKKSKGVLTMETFESMKSFEKEMNLLKSHNERLRRRIEKLYGEKERLKIDYVKMEKIKESQDSLFLATEKHIEKLHDQLDNLSRQNQNMKGDLQQKSIQIIALESQIDLDDVTGKQNRGDDSIGEFSQQTVCRPSGDMTKGKQSALDLNRQLNNFKGQIRDKKIIKEQINQLQNQLHTLKDDIKMMESLKLENEKLKKLLSRKNTHINEYEKSIHKLETNIGMLNDRNFDLHRENTNLSANVMALSRCDEAADDPLDPTQKGTLSGGEEAKNKEAIIDRENKIKELEAQVDTLKQQIFDLNEEVFDLKQKNVQLKKSAVGHSSGDIQAVQTEAEKIYIDKINLLKGKLEESKAKINMLNGLLKTSNSQTTQLNRKVRTILKENNAWQKKYEKCLTYLESLKGKYDEEVSKARRGESPFVSGAPGGKSGLNGQSGLNGQSGLNEQSWLNGQSWKDAPNAGGPTQHNRPKSLEGEVHPTGEAPLEEEEKGKIELVNGEDTNGEEPDRKIFSPFGENSNASFNLVRNENKDVSINDIFEIDNITRDIHRMFSHEDRANGKGENGFYATERERQHCVEKVKEAEDRGPTEGVLKSIEKIYAANRIKQMNEDMHKYIIQRKEKVESLYDGNLIHQGNPHNKGNTQGGHLEEGDTKLALKGKEDSNGVTQGDYSTTDQAYYPYGMAQLAQRNLREDQISSSDTHVVSGMEDSYVVNNHISAGNETNTFHHGGFTNAADHSEQRNENNLRSVFRYKINGEGEDVQIGNSTGGDHPQSQHGTASRIAKTQQSGINERNNSKCGRQLMEHIYTKADASKLPPIGRDNALVDDNKSTNNHLNALRYNPHEHKNVSGGTTADASRWDIPREGRVNNPNGNDGPRVAPNGKDPNAQHKKSQAWIIDLKNNEVFPYRKLQNTLLTDEETDVNSEGGPSSGQREAPRSGPAGPKGAKKEKAAKAAKVGKAEKAANTEKTTKQTQREEKTYGQNNRTNGNTNFRTLPHEQKCAKGQSAKKARSKEKLHLLVNNISKLVKNKIKEELNNKNISKEILNFEITKIKKKANGSKDSLNNKRQDTTIILSSDSMSLSSETLNGTFDTEDGRQNEKAASSASGRSTHMLASTNSASSSMDINLGGVGVEGSREMCEGRRANGPDSASAPRQTSHKQSTSELFSLEKNSPLVSNEEYLYDDLLPTNFMLNDISLNNATCFGPNLIGLEQTLPPELALANMEGEALHLNKLPNSYLDNRDLYHHAGKNKIFQLGQSSYMQVNSSSSGNHGAFASTPLGFNHANEEKANMKQAAGNGDLNMSMGMMHGGVGGQMATHAYAHYGVSKSAENVNTPWGVNAISGDYPAVGSAAAGGMHLPPLNHASREYHSSREYHPNREYHPNGENTLFQVEKLNSSYLFDINSLRPDANPPLYDRAFLNYNQLDRSGVEGVNREGTSVTLGTLSSSVGIANLCNEGKGTLGASVNDLQDGKPNDLQDGNPNGLQDGNPNGRHLPPPNCNEAMSRRQPRRGDQPCEESGTNDRNGRGKVKANLPDKQKGGLKNARRSKSVDVKKGGERNGLTNDTLSAKPKMKTQIFNYSGNKKNGLRDMSTYADKVLEDMKSLIPSNVSSIIEKSAKGGKASGSMNELLPIKCNSNGKTNQGKRPNMGDEDKVGKLGRENDKLNCHIGGGIINGSSADANLGGTTRTSHLSHIAKDTLPSVRTKGRERGNSLGKCSMGDDGHMRGTNKSNNSQRSDYFLGGVNNEDVLLGKNYSCDRVQKENFISLEEKNNDEHAKLNAPLGSNMGDVAFAGIGDLPLNAFRLDNMLKEIQLNSYADNGSNVLGNALIPTPSFAQNGLTYNSRAEENHQFQSETRKSLSSFREALKKQGILG from the coding sequence ATGAGTAAGCAGTACCAATTTGGCTTTTACGAAAATGCCATGAAGGGACAATTCAGGGACTACGAAACGCATTCTGACGTTTCTTGCAAAATCGGGTACAGCGACTCCGAATCGGAAGGAGTGGCATCCATCAAGGACGTACCGTATTATGCATATAAccacaatttgaagaattctaaaaaggagaaattaGAAAAACCCGTTTGGAAAAGTATCTACGACATTGAAGAGACAACCAAAAATTCGTTTTCCGATTATGAGTACAACAAGAATGAACAATCTGGCAGTGAATTGGAGTCCCCCAGGTTTGGAAACAcgtcggggggggaggaaacaGAGGAGCAGCTCCATCGgaacgggggagaaaaaccgTATGCGCAGGATGAGGGGAGTGAAGAAGCcgaggaggatgaggaggaggatggcAAACTCGGCGGAGTCACTCTGATGAGAAAAGCCAACCAAATGGAGGACACCGAAGAGGACGAGTGGGGACAGGAGCGAATCACGGCGGCCAACCACCCTCAAAATTTATACTCACTCATGAAGGGAGATAATCAAATAAGAGGACTCCCTTTTAGGGATCCATTCGGGAGCTTTTCCAATGAAGGTACACACATTGCGAACCATCTCAGTTATAACTTCCGAaaagaatttgaaaataatatgtataacaaTTTGAGCGCCTTTAAAAATGCCCAGCAGAAGGGCTCCGTCGACGATCTTGATGATGCGTCCAGGCACTTCCTCAAGCCCAAGACGTTCAAGGACAGCAACGGGTTGTTTTATGACTTCGGTGAGGAGAAGCTGGACCTCGgctttttgaaaaaggagcatGAGAAGCTGatgagggggggggcggcgctGAAGGTGGTGAAGGCAACCAACGCGGTAACTGCGGTGAAGGCGGCGAATGACTATCCCACCCCGGGGCAGCCCCTCCACAATGCTGATGACGCCAAACAGAGGAGCAAACAAAATGGCAGcagattgaaaaaaaaaaacacacaccaGAATGCTGTAAGCAGCGTGGATAAGAACTCCCCCTCATCGTCCGGGAACAGCACCTCAGATACGTACGAGCAGGGTTTTGTAGGCAAAAGGAAGGTCCACTTTAGGAGCGACGAAGTGGGCAAGGGGGGTGCTGCACATTGGGGGAgccctgtggggggggaggacgacgacgagaaagcggaagaagaggtggaagcggtgaaatacacggaagaagcggagCAATAcacggaagaagcggagCAATACACTGAAGAAGCGGAGCAAGACACGGACGAGGTGGATCACGAAACGGAAGAGGTGAGTGACGAGGTGGAAAACGGTACGAATGACAACACGGATGACGACGCGGATGACGACCCGGACGATAGCCTGGCGCACCAAGCGCACACCGCCAACCCCCCAAcgtggaaacaaaaaagagaacTTGCGAACGCGAGAGGGGAAAGGAACGCCTGGAAGGAGCATACAGAGGAAGGAAACGACACACACAAGAAGAAAACGGGGTCTACACCAAAACGAAGCggcgcaaaaatgaagaacaaacCGTTGAAGGGGGGAGCAGATGAAGATCCCACGAATGAGCACACTGCGAAACAAATGAAATTTGAGTGGCGGAAGGTTAACGAAGAAGGGAGCAGTCGAAACGACATTGCAAAGTCACAGGAGGGAAGTGAGAATAAGGGGAGGATACTAAATCGTTATGAAATACCAAAGGATATCTCCTACTATGTGGAAAGGTACCAAAGgagaaaggaaggaaaaaatgcaaatctTGGAGATGCGCCCAAGGAGGATAGCCAAGAGGAGATGGAAGCGCCATCTGAGGAGGCCTCTATCGATGGGAAGACTAACCTTAGTGACCACATCGGTAAAGAGGACCCCCAAGTAGAGGGGATGCACCATAAGAGCATCGAAAAGGTTAGtggttccccatttttaggagaacaaatggggggggtgcTCACTGCAGGTGATGCAAATACTTCAGGGGAACCAACCGGAGAGGCGCCGCAAAATGGAGACGTCTTCACGCAGGGAAGCTCGCCGGGATACCCCCCCAGTGATGGTACCAAAAGGGTCATGCGTAACAACCAAATGGAAGCAGGTGtgtttgaaatttttaaccaAACGAAGGAACCCTACTCTAATAAAAGTGGCACAAAAGGGAATGAAGCACATACCGGTGTTGACATCGGAGGGGGGGGTTCACCAGGTGACGATTTCTTTTATGATGgcaagaggggggagagaaatcTTCTGCACACATTACCAGAGAACAGTATGGAGAGGAAGAACTACTCATTTGATGGTGGCTCTCCCCCCATGGAGGATATATACGACAAAATAAACGCCCACTTTGGCGGGAGTGTAGATAGCAAGAATTACATGCAGATGGTGGAGGAGGGCATTCACAgcggaaataaaaatgttcgtGCAAATCCGAAGGGGTCAAAAAATGGACCATTTTtggaaggagagaaaaaagaaaaaatggatgtcTTTTTGAACTACTTAAAATGCATTGATGGGGATTCTCTAAATAAGGCCTTCCAGTACTTCGTCGAGAAGGAGAATGACGACAGTGTGAGGAGGCAACTGGAGATGTGCTTAATGGGGAAGTCAACCGAGGGGACGGCGAATAAAGGCACACTGACTGATGCGGAAATGAACACCCTCGTGGTGAGCAATCAAAACACGCAAACGGTTAGCGCcagtttgaaaaatgaacaagtgcAGACGAACAGTAGGGGAGGAAATATGGAGGACAATTTTATGCAAACAGATATAAAGGACGTTAACACGAAATtgtatgttaaaaatgagatGATAAGCAAGAAGACGAGTGTCgattcgattttttttagGAGCTTAAGCAGGGATGGAAGAAGCACCCCCAAGAGTGGTGCCCAAAGTGGCGAAGAAGTTGCTCCATTCGAAGCGAGCGGAGCGAAAGGGGAGAGGGACCCCCCCCAAGACGCGCACAGTCCCACGGATGATAATCTAAACCGAGACGAATACAACGAACTGAAAAAGATCAACGAATTGAAGGAAAagattttggaaaaaattaaaacctGCTATGATAGCATGAACGAAAATAATGACGAAGCGGCGGCCATCCTGATGCTGAATGATAGGAAGGAACGAACTCATTTGGGGAGCTCCAACGGGATGGACAAAAGCAGCAGTGTATATGCTGAGCGAGGGAACAGTTGCAGTGctaaggggaagaaaaaaaaaaaaagcaaaggcGTCCTCACGATGGAGACATTCGAGTCGATGAAGTCCTTCGAGAAAGAAATGAATTTGTTAAAATCGCACAACGAGAGGTTAAGAAGGAGAATTGAAAAACTGTacggagaaaaggaaaggctAAAAATCGATTATGTTaagatggaaaaaattaaggagaGTCAAGATAGCCTCTTCCTGGCGACGGAAAAGCACATTGAGAAGCTGCACGACCAGTTGGATAATCTGTCCAGACAGAACCAAAACATGAAGGGGGACTTGCAGCAGAAGAGCATTCAGATTATAGCCCTTGAGTCACAAATAGATTTGGATGATGTGACTGGGAAGCAAAACCGAGGGGATGACTCCATCGGGGAATTCTCACAACAGACAGTGTGCAGACCAAGTGGAGATATGACGAAGGGTAAGCAGTCCGCCCTCGACCTGAACAGACAGCTAAACAATTTCAAGGGACAAATaagagacaaaaaaattataaaggaACAAATAAACCAGCTGCAAAACCAACTGCACACTTTAAAAGATGATATCAAAATGATGGAGTCGCTAAAattggaaaatgaaaagctgaAGAAATTGTTAAGCAGGAAAAATACGCACATTAACGAGTATGAAAAGAGCATACATAAGTTAGAAACAAATATTGGAATGCTCAACGATCGGAATTTTGACTTGCATAGGGAAAACACAAATTTGTCTGCAAATGTGATGGCTCTATCACGTTGCGATGAGGCGGCAGATGATCCCCTCGATCCAACGCAAAAGGGAACTCTCTCAggtggtgaagaagcaaaaaataaagaagcaaTAATAGAtagagaaaacaaaataaaagagttAGAAGCACAAGTGGATACGTTGAAGCAGCAAATTTTTGACCTAAACGAAGAGGTCTTCGACTTGAAGCAGAAAAACGTCCAGCTGAAGAAATCGGCCGTAGGGCACAGCAGTGGAGACATCCAAGCGGTACAAACGGAGGcggagaaaatatatatagacAAAATTAACCTGCTAAAGGGGAAGCTAGAAGAAAGTAAAGCCAAAATTAACATGCTTAACGGGTTGCTCAAAACGTCGAACAGTCAAACTACTCAGTTGAATAGGAAGGTCAGGACGATACTGAAAGAAAACAACGCCtggcagaaaaaatatgaaaaatgccTCACCTATTTGGAGAGCCTTAAGGGGAAATACGACGAGGAGGTTTCAAAAGCGCGGCGAGGGGAGTCCCCGTTCGTTTCGGGTGCACCCGGGGGGAAAAGCGGACTCAACGGGCAAAGCGGGCTGAACGGACAAAGCGGGCTGAATGAACAAAGCTGGCTCAACGGGCAAAGCTGGAAGGATGCCCCCAACGCAGGTGGCCCAACCCAACACAATCGCCCAAAGTCACTCGAAGGGGAAGTTCACCCAACTGGAGAAGCTCCacttgaagaggaagaaaagggaaaaatcgAACTCGTTAACGGGGAAGACACGAACGGCGAAGAACCCGATAGGAagattttctccccctttggcgaAAACTCAAATGCCAGCTTCAATTTGGTTCGCAACGAAAATAAAGACGTCAGCATAAATGACATCTTCGAAATTGATAACATCACGAGGGATATCCACCGTATGTTCTCCCATGAAGACAGAGCAaatgggaagggggaaaacgggTTCTACGCCACCGAAAGGGAGAGGCAGCATTGCGTTGAAAAGGTCAAGGAGGCAGAGGACAGAGGCCCAACGGAGGGAGTCTTAAAAagtatagaaaaaatttacgcaGCGAATAGGATTAAGCAAATGAACGAggatatgcataaatatataattcaaaggaaagaaaaagtggagaGCTTGTACGATGGGAATTTAATACATCAGGGAAATCCTCACAACAAGGGAAACACCCAAGGGGGGCATTTAGAAGAAGGAGACACTAAATTGGCGCTCAAAGGAAAGGAAGACTCGAATGGAGTCACACAGGGGGATTACTCCACAACGGACCAGGCGTACTATCCGTATGGAATGGCGCAGTTGGCCCAAAGGAATTTGCGGGAAGATCAAATCAGCTCCAGCGATACGCATGTGGTGAGCGGTATGGAGGACTCCTACGTTGTGAATAATCATATAAGTGCCGGAAACGAAACGAACACCTTTCATCATGGGGGCTTCACAAATGCCGCAGACCACTCGGAGCAGAGGAACGAAAACAATTTGAGAAGCGTCTTCAGGTACAAAATAAACGGTGAGGGGGAAGATGTGCAGATAGGGAACTCCACTGGGGGCGATCACCCACAAAGTCAGCATGGCACAGCAAGCAGAATCGCCAAAACGCAGCAAAGCGGCATAAACGAACGGAACAACTCCAAATGTGGTAGGCAGCTCATGGAGCATATTTACACCAAGGCAGATGCGAGTAAGTTGCCCCCAATAGGTAGAGATAACGCCTTAGTAGATGATAACAAATCGACGAACAACCATTTGAATGCTTTGCGGTATAACCCGCATGAACATAAAAACGTGTCGGGTGGCACCACCGCAGATGCAAGCAGGTGGGATATTCCGAGAGAGGGAAGAGTGAATAACCCCAATGGGAACGATGGGCCAAGAGTCGCACCAAACGGAAAGGACCCAAATGCTCAACACAAAAAGTCCCAGGCGTGGATAATCGACctcaaaaataatgaagtgTTCCCGTATAGGAAGTTGCAGAATACGCTCCTAACGGATGAGGAGACGGACGTGAATTCAGAAGGGGGTCCCAGCAGTGGTCAAAGGGAGGCCCCAAGGAGTGGCCCCGCTGGTCCGAAGGGCgccaagaaggaaaaggcggCAAAGGCAGCAAAGGTAGGAAAGGCAGAAAAGGCAGCAAATACGGAAAAGACAACAAAGCAAACACAgcgggaagaaaaaacgtaTGGTCAAAATAACCGCACGAACGGCAACACAAATTTTAGGACACTCCCCCACGAGCAGAAGTGCGCAAAGGGACAGTCCGCCAAAAAGGCGAGGAGCAAAGAAAAGTTACACCTGCTCGTTAATAACATCTCTAAGTTAgttaagaacaaaataaaggaggagctaaacaacaaaaatatttcgaaGGAAATACTAAACTTTGAGATTAcaaagataaagaaaaaggccaATGGGTCGAAGGACAGCTTGAATAATAAACGGCAGGACACCACCATCATTTTGAGCAGCGACTCCATGTCCCTATCATCCGAAACGCTGAATGGAACGTTCGACACGGAAGACGGTCGTCAGAATGAGAAGGCGGCGTCTTCCGCGAGTGGAAGGAGCACACACATGCTCGCAAGCACAAATTCTGCAAGCAGCTCCATGGATATCAATTTGGGAGGAGTTGGCGTGGAAGGCAGCAGAGAAATGTGTGAAGGGAGACGTGCAAATGGCCCAGATAGCGCAAGTGCACCGAGACAGACAAGCCATAAACAAAGCACAAGTGAGTTGTTTTCCCTCGAAAAGAACTCACCCCTGGTGAGCAACGAAGAATACCTATATGACGATTTACTGCCCAccaattttatgttaaatgATATCAGCCTTAACAACGCCACGTGCTTTGGTCCAAACTTGATTGGCCTCGAACAAACGCTTCCACCCGAGTTGGCCCTCGCCAACatggaaggggaagcactCCACTTGAATAAGCTCCCCAACAGCTATTTAGACAATAGGGACTTGTATCACCACGcgggtaaaaataaaattttccagTTGGGTCAGAGTAGCTATATGCAGGTGAACTCTTCGAGCAGTGGCAACCACGGAGCTTTCGCTTCCACACCGCTTGGCTTCAACCATGCCAATGAGGAGAAGGCAAACATGAAACAGGCCGCAGGTAATGGCGATTTGAATATGAGCATGGGGATGATGCATGGCGGGGTAGGAGGTCAAATGGCCACACACGCATATGCACACTATGGAGTCAGTAAGAGCGCCGAAAATGTGAACACACCTTGGGGGGTAAATGCGATAAGTGGGGATTACCCAGCAGTGGGCAGCGCCGCGGCAGGCGGCAtgcatctcccccccctcaacCACGCCAGCAGGGAATATCACTCCAGCAGGGAATATCACCCCAACAGGGAATATCACCCCAACGGGGAGAACACCCTTTTCCAAGTTGAGAAGCTGAACAGCTCCTACCTGTTCGACATTAACTCGCTGAGGCCAGACGCGAACCCCCCACTTTACGACCGcgcctttttaaattacaaCCAGCTGGATAGAAGCGGCGTGGAGGGGGTAAACAGGGAAGGCACGTCAGTCACGTTAGGCACGTTAAGCAGCAGTGTAGGCATTGCTAACCTTTGTAATGAGGGAAAGGGTACACTTGGTGCAAGCGTCAATGACTTACAGGATGGCAAACCCAATGACTTACAGGATGGCAATCCCAATGGCTTACAGGATGGCAACCCCAATGGCAGGCAtctgcccccccccaacTGCAACGAAGCCATGTCGCGTAGGCAGCCGCGAAGAGGCGATCAGCCCTGCGAGGAGAGTGGCACTAATGATAGGAATGGGCGCGGAAAGGTAAAAGCAAACTTGCCAGacaaacaaaaggggggcctCAAAAATGCGAGGAGGTCCAAATCGGTGGAcgttaaaaagggaggagagAGAAACGGCTTAACAAATGACACCCTTTCGGCGAAGCCCAAAATGAAGACGCAGATATTCAACTACtctggaaataaaaaaaacggactGAGGGACATGTCAACATACGCTGACAAAGTGCTCGAAGATATGAAGTCGCTCATCCCGTCGAACGTTAGCAGTATAATTGAGAAATcggccaagggggggaaggccaGTGGCAGTATGAACGAACTGCTTCCCATTAAATGCAATTCGAATGGGAAGACGAACCAGGGTAAGAGGCCCAACATGGGTGATGAAGATAAGGTAGGCAAGTTAGGCAGAGAAAATGATAAACTGAATTGCCACATAGGGGGAGGCATTATAAATGGCAGTTCTGCAGATGCCAATTTGGGCGGTACCACCAGGACGTCTCATTTGAGCCATATAGCGAAGGACACTCTTCCATCAGTTCGTACGAAGGGAAGAGAAAGGGGAAACTCTCTGGGGAAGTGCAGCATGGGAGACGACGGGCATATGAGAGGCACAAACAAATCTAATAATTCGCAACGGAGTGACTATTTTTTAGGGGGGGTAAATAATGAGGACGTACTGCTAGGCAAGAACTACTCTTGTGATAGGgtgcaaaaagaaaacttcATTTCGTtggaagaaaagaataatGATGAGCATGCAAAGTTAAATGCCCCTTTAGGTAGCAACATGGGTGACGTAGCCTTCGCCGGCATCG